A part of Paraliobacillus zengyii genomic DNA contains:
- the selA gene encoding L-seryl-tRNA(Sec) selenium transferase yields the protein MKHLVRELPPVHAFKKSDQFTNLIETTGLTESRVITIIQHVISELREQLLTGTSPIENPSQETFFNYIIMRTEESVQKRQQDSLRPVINGTGTVLHTNLGRARLSNDAIEHVRAVAGSYSNLEYNIEEGKRGSRHAILEELLVEVTGAEAAMVVNNNAAAVYLILRALAKDKEVIVSRGQLVEIGGSFRISSIMEESGANLVEVGTTNKTHLYDYANAIGEQTGMLLKVHTSNFKMIGFTESVRTEELVELKNQQDDLIFYEDLGSGSIYDFRNDGIGDEPVVKEVIQSGVDLVSFSGDKLLGGPQAGIIVGKKELINRLKKHQLARVLRVDKMTFAGLEKTIRAYLTSEEAIRKLPTVRDITKPLDEIEQQANMFIKALKEVATAYTCSIKDSTSQIGGGTMPDVELPTYVVSITHATDTANDLAEKLRSGKPAIITRIQEEAVLLDFRTIALEEIDMLIQVFIELER from the coding sequence ATGAAGCATTTAGTAAGGGAATTGCCACCTGTGCATGCTTTCAAAAAAAGTGATCAATTCACAAATCTTATCGAAACAACAGGTTTAACTGAATCACGGGTTATAACAATCATCCAGCATGTAATAAGTGAATTGCGCGAGCAGCTTCTTACTGGAACTTCACCGATTGAGAACCCTTCACAAGAAACCTTTTTTAACTACATCATTATGCGGACAGAAGAAAGTGTACAAAAGCGACAACAAGATTCCCTAAGACCTGTTATTAATGGCACGGGTACGGTTTTACATACGAATTTAGGACGAGCTCGTTTGAGTAATGATGCGATTGAGCATGTGCGTGCTGTTGCGGGAAGTTACTCAAACTTAGAGTACAACATAGAAGAGGGAAAACGCGGTTCACGACATGCTATATTGGAAGAATTACTGGTGGAAGTCACTGGTGCAGAAGCCGCGATGGTTGTGAATAATAACGCCGCAGCGGTTTATCTGATTTTACGGGCATTAGCTAAAGATAAAGAAGTCATTGTTTCAAGAGGGCAACTTGTTGAGATTGGTGGATCATTTCGAATTTCTTCTATTATGGAAGAAAGCGGAGCTAATCTTGTTGAAGTTGGTACAACAAATAAGACACACTTGTATGATTATGCCAATGCAATCGGAGAGCAAACCGGTATGTTATTAAAAGTACATACAAGTAATTTTAAAATGATTGGTTTTACGGAGTCGGTTCGAACAGAGGAGTTAGTGGAACTAAAGAATCAACAGGATGATTTGATTTTTTATGAAGATTTGGGAAGCGGATCTATTTATGACTTTAGAAATGACGGTATTGGTGACGAGCCAGTGGTGAAAGAAGTCATTCAATCTGGTGTTGATCTTGTTTCTTTTAGCGGTGATAAATTACTTGGAGGACCGCAGGCAGGTATTATTGTTGGGAAAAAGGAGCTGATTAATCGACTGAAGAAGCATCAACTAGCAAGAGTGCTACGTGTTGACAAAATGACTTTCGCAGGATTAGAAAAAACAATTCGTGCTTATTTAACAAGTGAAGAAGCTATACGTAAACTCCCTACAGTAAGAGATATTACAAAACCCTTAGACGAGATTGAACAACAAGCAAATATGTTCATAAAAGCGCTAAAAGAAGTCGCTACAGCTTATACATGTTCTATAAAAGATTCCACCTCACAAATCGGTGGAGGAACCATGCCTGATGTCGAACTTCCAACCTATGTGGTTTCAATTACGCACGCAACAGATACTGCCAATGATTTAGCAGAAAAACTAAGAAGCGGCAAACCCGCAATTATCACGCGGATTCAAGAGGAAGCTGTCTTATTAGATTTCCGGACGATTGCACTAGAAGAAATCGATATGCTTATACAAGTATTTATTGAATTAGAAAGGTGA
- a CDS encoding glycosyltransferase family 4 protein, which translates to MKVLLATPNFHQPRGNTITVQRIADGLEKNGITTEIISTTEKPQKYSLPEADIVHGFHAYRFYTFMQQLDTKPKAYMITITGTDLNHNLYDEDTRQDVITCLREAKAIHVFNEEGKKTIEKEIPDVKDKLFMIPQGTSEFISTSFPHKKPDGSFLFVLPAGIRKIKDVPAAIKMLQLLREKDNQIRLWLVGPILEESEGNKVKRLVEENKEWVSYLGQVPHDQMGTIYEEADCILNTSISEGQSSAILEAMGYGLPVLVANNEGNASIIMNEETGFIYDSQNQFLDYAEKIMNNVTLRQAIGHQAMNYISSHHSGNDEIKSLLAIYETRLR; encoded by the coding sequence ATGAAAGTTTTATTAGCAACACCTAATTTTCATCAGCCACGTGGAAATACGATAACGGTGCAACGGATTGCGGATGGATTAGAAAAAAACGGTATAACTACGGAGATTATTTCAACAACAGAAAAGCCTCAAAAGTATAGTTTACCTGAAGCGGATATTGTTCATGGTTTTCATGCCTATCGTTTCTACACTTTTATGCAACAATTGGATACTAAACCAAAAGCATACATGATTACGATAACTGGTACGGATCTAAATCATAATTTATATGATGAAGACACGCGCCAAGATGTAATAACTTGCCTTCGTGAAGCAAAAGCGATTCATGTATTTAATGAGGAAGGTAAAAAAACAATTGAGAAAGAAATTCCAGATGTAAAAGACAAATTGTTTATGATTCCTCAAGGAACAAGTGAGTTTATTAGTACAAGTTTTCCGCACAAAAAACCAGATGGCTCATTTTTGTTTGTTTTACCAGCCGGTATTAGAAAGATAAAAGATGTACCAGCAGCAATTAAGATGCTTCAGTTACTACGCGAAAAAGATAATCAAATTCGGCTTTGGTTAGTAGGACCTATACTTGAAGAATCAGAAGGTAATAAAGTGAAACGTTTGGTCGAAGAGAATAAAGAATGGGTAAGTTATCTTGGACAAGTTCCGCATGATCAAATGGGGACCATATACGAGGAAGCGGATTGCATTTTAAATACGTCTATTTCCGAAGGACAGTCTTCAGCCATTTTAGAAGCAATGGGATATGGTTTACCTGTTTTAGTAGCAAATAATGAGGGTAATGCGAGTATTATAATGAACGAGGAAACTGGATTTATATATGACTCGCAAAACCAATTTCTTGATTATGCAGAGAAAATAATGAATAATGTAACTTTAAGGCAAGCTATCGGGCATCAAGCTATGAATTATATTTCTTCTCATCATTCAGGTAATGATGAGATAAAAAGCTTATTAGCTATATATGAAACCCGATTAAGATGA
- the selD gene encoding selenide, water dikinase SelD, translated as MSKKEEIIKLTSLSTKGGUGCKIGPEDLSQVLRHLPKTAVDPNLLVGLDTSDDAGVYKINDDTALVQTLDFFTPIVDDAYMFGQIGAANALSDVYAMGGKPLTVMNIVGFPINTLDKSILADILAGASDKVVESGAVLVGGHSIDDDEPKFGLSVTGTVHPDHIRANVGAQPGDRIILTKPIGVGILTTALKNGLLDDDTIEEVMDVMATLNKYASEAMDGYTINACTDVTGFGLLGHTREIAEGSNVGITVNHKDVPVISKTRELAEQDIIPGGTKKNHKWLSDCIEYGDHISKVDQYILCDAVTSGGLLISIPESEADLLQQKLKDNNVFSAIIGEVTSEKPGKITVI; from the coding sequence ATGTCAAAGAAAGAAGAGATTATTAAATTAACATCTTTATCTACAAAAGGTGGCTGAGGATGCAAAATTGGTCCTGAAGACCTGTCGCAGGTTCTGCGACACTTACCAAAAACTGCAGTTGATCCCAATTTACTCGTTGGATTAGATACATCTGATGATGCTGGTGTTTATAAGATAAATGATGATACTGCGCTTGTACAAACATTAGATTTCTTTACTCCAATTGTCGATGATGCTTATATGTTTGGACAAATTGGTGCAGCAAATGCTCTAAGTGATGTGTATGCTATGGGTGGTAAACCGTTGACAGTCATGAACATTGTTGGTTTTCCAATAAATACATTAGATAAAAGCATTTTAGCAGATATATTAGCTGGTGCTTCTGATAAGGTAGTTGAATCTGGTGCAGTATTAGTTGGTGGACATTCTATTGATGATGATGAGCCTAAATTTGGTTTATCTGTAACAGGTACCGTTCACCCTGATCATATACGCGCTAACGTTGGTGCCCAACCTGGTGATCGTATTATTTTAACAAAACCAATAGGAGTTGGTATTTTAACAACTGCGCTTAAAAATGGTTTGTTAGATGATGACACAATTGAAGAAGTCATGGATGTAATGGCGACATTAAACAAATACGCTTCTGAAGCAATGGACGGCTATACTATTAACGCATGTACCGATGTAACTGGTTTTGGCCTACTTGGTCATACACGTGAAATTGCTGAAGGTAGTAATGTTGGAATTACGGTAAACCATAAAGATGTCCCCGTTATATCCAAAACGCGTGAACTAGCTGAACAAGATATTATTCCTGGTGGTACGAAGAAGAACCATAAATGGCTTTCTGATTGCATTGAATACGGAGACCATATTAGTAAAGTTGATCAATATATCCTTTGTGATGCTGTTACATCAGGTGGATTATTGATTTCAATTCCGGAATCTGAAGCAGACTTATTACAACAAAAACTAAAAGATAATAATGTGTTTTCAGCAATAATTGGTGAAGTAACAAGTGAGAAACCTGGTAAAATAACGGTTATTTAA
- the selB gene encoding selenocysteine-specific translation elongation factor yields the protein MEESYYTIGMAGHIDHGKTTLTKALTNVDTDRLKEEKERGISITLGYAPIHTQDGTHVSIVDVPGHERFIRQMIAGVAGIDLVVLVIAADEGVMPQTKEHIEILEFLGVEHAIIAVTKIDRVEADMLELVSLDIAENLEGTTFEQAAVFYVDSLSGKGIDQLKETIFTQVNTIQNRDRYGSFRMPIDQVFTVQGQGTIIRGTIYEGIVKQASQLTVLPSRKKVRARNIQVHNNDVIEAKAGQRTAINLTGLDREEIQRGDVLVTSEHFIVTKTIDVSIRFVKAIRYTLKQRAPVKVHIGTSEVIGKIVFFDRNELTEATEEVLCQIRLDNEVVARRGDRFIIRRPTPVETIGGGWVIDPIGEKYLFGHETIEMLEKKKQGSPEDLIVDALSHEGLLSLDQLIQMTSLDKEVVTKLVESDLFISLPSNKYARKKDIEIIKDMLVTELNHYHQDFTMRIGMNKAELIQLVQANFSKQLIVFTLEQAITEDLIKKESQFIALKSFSPHLPKKWSKRMVEIIETVAGDGLSVQKWEDYFIDTPFSQKVVDELKNYLLQTGQAYPLTEDLLVDKEAFDQAVHTLRQQTENTFDLKEAKEIWNVSRKYLIPLLELLDRLEHTKRDETKRSWL from the coding sequence ATGGAAGAGTCATATTATACAATTGGCATGGCTGGACATATTGACCATGGCAAAACAACCCTAACAAAAGCATTAACAAACGTCGATACAGATCGATTAAAAGAAGAAAAAGAACGTGGCATCTCCATTACTTTAGGATATGCCCCGATACATACACAAGACGGCACTCACGTTTCAATCGTTGATGTACCAGGGCATGAACGGTTTATCCGTCAAATGATTGCAGGAGTGGCTGGTATTGATCTCGTCGTGCTTGTGATTGCAGCAGACGAAGGAGTAATGCCGCAAACAAAGGAACATATAGAAATATTAGAATTTCTAGGTGTAGAACATGCAATTATTGCCGTGACAAAGATCGATCGTGTCGAAGCGGATATGTTAGAGCTTGTAAGCTTAGATATTGCCGAGAATCTCGAAGGAACTACTTTTGAACAGGCAGCTGTATTTTATGTTGATAGTCTCTCAGGTAAGGGCATTGATCAATTAAAAGAAACAATATTTACTCAGGTAAATACAATACAGAATAGAGACCGTTATGGTTCTTTTCGAATGCCAATTGATCAGGTTTTTACTGTTCAGGGACAAGGGACGATAATAAGAGGTACAATCTATGAAGGTATTGTTAAACAAGCAAGCCAATTAACTGTATTACCATCGAGAAAAAAAGTGCGTGCGCGAAATATTCAGGTACATAACAATGATGTAATAGAAGCAAAGGCTGGTCAACGAACAGCGATTAATCTCACTGGATTAGACCGTGAAGAGATCCAACGTGGGGATGTTTTAGTAACTTCTGAGCATTTTATTGTCACAAAGACGATCGATGTCTCGATTCGATTTGTAAAAGCTATTAGGTACACATTAAAACAACGTGCTCCTGTAAAGGTTCATATTGGTACTTCCGAAGTTATCGGTAAGATTGTCTTTTTTGATCGCAATGAGCTAACAGAAGCAACAGAGGAAGTTCTCTGTCAAATTCGATTAGATAATGAAGTAGTTGCTCGCAGGGGTGATCGTTTTATTATAAGAAGGCCAACACCTGTTGAAACGATAGGTGGTGGTTGGGTGATTGATCCAATAGGTGAGAAATATCTTTTTGGTCACGAAACAATCGAGATGTTAGAGAAAAAGAAACAAGGTTCACCAGAGGATTTAATCGTCGATGCCCTTTCTCATGAAGGATTGCTGTCACTTGACCAACTTATTCAAATGACGTCTCTAGATAAAGAAGTAGTCACGAAACTAGTAGAAAGTGATTTATTCATTAGCTTACCTAGTAACAAGTATGCACGAAAAAAAGACATCGAAATAATAAAAGATATGTTGGTAACCGAATTGAACCACTATCATCAGGATTTTACAATGCGTATAGGTATGAATAAAGCAGAATTGATTCAATTGGTACAAGCTAACTTTTCTAAGCAACTTATCGTATTCACACTGGAGCAAGCAATAACAGAGGATTTAATAAAAAAAGAGAGTCAATTTATTGCTTTAAAGAGTTTTTCACCACACCTTCCAAAAAAATGGTCCAAAAGGATGGTAGAAATTATTGAGACAGTTGCTGGAGATGGTCTTTCTGTACAAAAGTGGGAAGACTATTTTATAGACACGCCATTTTCACAAAAGGTCGTAGACGAATTAAAGAACTATTTACTTCAAACAGGACAAGCCTATCCGCTAACAGAGGATTTGCTTGTTGATAAAGAAGCATTTGATCAAGCTGTTCATACGTTACGACAACAAACAGAAAATACTTTTGATTTGAAAGAGGCTAAAGAAATCTGGAACGTTTCGCGTAAATACCTTATTCCACTGCTTGAACTATTAGATCGATTGGAGCATACGAAAAGAGATGAAACAAAGCGATCTTGGCTTTAA
- a CDS encoding NADH:flavin oxidoreductase/NADH oxidase family protein translates to MSELTVTQPFSLKNGAITFKNRIVKSAMSEGLSTRDHLPTDNIIRLYETWAQGGAGLVITGNVMINNTALGEPKNIVLDNDNNLGKFKNWAKAGTKNNTHLWMQINHPGKQVIKGVTSEALAPSAIPFEPKFQRFFPMCRALTEEEINDLIQQFANTAKLAKSAGFTGVQIHAAHGYLISQFLSPRHNQRSDKWGGKVENRFRFLSEIYQAMRLEVGNDFPIGVKINSSDFMKAGFSEEESQFVITKLDQLGVDLIEISGGTYERPEMTGNHVKESTIKREAYFLEYAEKLKEKTGVPLILTGGFRTRIGMDEALRSGATDLIGLARPLAIDPDYANQILLDKSTKVNVKPIKTGFSFIDNKGLMELTWYAQQLNRIGNGKEPKQNFSPILSLFLTIFKNGNDVFKKRRV, encoded by the coding sequence ATGAGCGAATTAACTGTAACACAGCCTTTTTCATTAAAAAACGGGGCGATTACATTTAAAAATCGCATTGTGAAGTCCGCAATGAGCGAAGGCCTTTCTACAAGAGATCACCTTCCCACAGACAATATTATTCGCTTATATGAGACGTGGGCACAAGGTGGTGCTGGACTTGTGATCACAGGAAACGTCATGATAAACAACACAGCACTTGGAGAACCCAAAAATATTGTATTAGATAATGATAATAATCTAGGAAAATTTAAAAACTGGGCAAAAGCGGGGACGAAAAATAATACCCATTTATGGATGCAAATTAATCATCCAGGAAAACAGGTTATAAAAGGGGTAACCTCTGAAGCCTTGGCACCATCTGCAATCCCTTTTGAACCAAAATTCCAGCGTTTCTTTCCAATGTGTCGAGCGCTAACTGAAGAAGAAATTAATGACCTCATTCAACAATTTGCTAACACAGCGAAACTGGCTAAAAGTGCTGGATTTACTGGTGTGCAAATTCATGCCGCACATGGTTATCTAATCAGTCAATTTCTTTCTCCAAGACACAACCAAAGAAGCGATAAGTGGGGTGGCAAAGTAGAAAACCGCTTCCGTTTCTTGTCAGAAATCTATCAAGCTATGCGTTTAGAGGTAGGGAATGATTTTCCGATTGGGGTTAAAATTAACAGCTCTGATTTTATGAAAGCTGGTTTTTCTGAAGAAGAGTCACAATTTGTGATCACAAAGTTAGATCAACTCGGTGTTGACCTAATTGAAATATCTGGTGGTACGTATGAAAGGCCAGAAATGACTGGTAATCACGTAAAAGAATCAACAATTAAACGAGAAGCCTATTTCTTAGAGTATGCAGAAAAGCTAAAAGAAAAAACAGGGGTACCACTTATTTTAACAGGTGGATTTAGAACACGCATAGGAATGGACGAAGCATTGCGGTCAGGAGCAACTGATTTAATAGGATTAGCAAGACCATTAGCTATAGATCCAGACTATGCAAATCAAATATTACTTGATAAAAGTACAAAAGTTAACGTGAAGCCGATCAAAACAGGTTTTTCGTTTATAGACAATAAAGGACTAATGGAATTGACTTGGTACGCCCAGCAACTAAATAGAATTGGCAATGGAAAAGAACCAAAGCAAAATTTTTCACCAATACTTTCTCTATTTCTTACCATATTCAAAAATGGAAATGATGTTTTTAAAAAAAGAAGAGTTTAA
- a CDS encoding cupin domain-containing protein, translating to MYYVPYMYPGQHPHYRHAPMYNYGGQFVQLDFSNQSNHWGGIDNLRYSNIEANRLLKDYGPEPFVININEATKKNNTFRTALWTGSHLQVTLMNLEVGEDIGLEMHADVDQFLRIEQGQGNVRMGNTKNNVTFEATVYDDSAIVIPAGTWHNLINTGTIPLKLYSIYAPPNHPFGTVHPTKRDAMTAEEGNS from the coding sequence ATGTACTATGTTCCTTATATGTATCCTGGTCAACATCCTCATTATAGGCATGCTCCAATGTATAATTATGGCGGACAGTTTGTTCAGTTAGATTTTTCTAATCAGTCAAATCATTGGGGTGGAATTGATAATCTACGATACTCAAACATTGAGGCAAATAGGCTGTTAAAAGATTATGGACCTGAACCCTTTGTCATTAATATCAATGAAGCAACTAAGAAAAACAATACATTTCGCACTGCTTTATGGACAGGAAGCCATCTTCAGGTGACGTTGATGAATCTGGAAGTTGGTGAAGATATTGGTTTAGAAATGCACGCAGATGTTGATCAATTCTTACGTATTGAACAAGGCCAAGGAAATGTTCGAATGGGCAACACGAAAAACAATGTAACTTTTGAAGCAACTGTTTATGATGATTCTGCCATCGTTATACCTGCAGGGACGTGGCACAATCTCATTAATACAGGTACTATTCCACTAAAACTGTATTCTATATATGCCCCACCAAATCACCCATTTGGCACTGTTCATCCAACCAAAAGAGATGCAATGACTGCAGAAGAAGGAAACAGTTAA
- a CDS encoding NAD-dependent epimerase/dehydratase family protein, which produces MRILVTGGAGFIGRHVINELLQGDYHVSVIDLEPFDQTDLDNQVHYYCADITKDVTAIFEQEKPDIVIHLAAQVDVSKSVKDPMLDASTNILGTLNILENCKKQQVKKIIYASSAAIYGEPTYLAIDENHPKSPNSFYGVSKLTAESYIETFAALHGLNYTILRYANVYGPGSLRIEDGNVISRFIDKLTSDNSPTIFGDGEQSRDFIFVKDVARANVAAITQGDRQTVNISTNNPTTLNELVDKLNIILEKNQKATYLPSRIGDISHSFLSNELAREKLNWESSYSLERGLRLMVAELKNIN; this is translated from the coding sequence ATGAGAATTTTGGTTACAGGCGGTGCCGGTTTTATTGGCAGACATGTTATTAATGAACTTTTACAAGGAGATTACCACGTATCAGTTATTGATCTAGAACCGTTTGATCAGACTGATTTAGATAATCAAGTGCACTACTACTGTGCAGATATTACGAAAGATGTTACAGCTATATTTGAGCAAGAAAAACCTGATATTGTTATTCATCTTGCTGCACAGGTTGATGTATCTAAATCTGTGAAAGATCCGATGTTAGACGCTTCTACCAATATCTTGGGAACATTAAATATTTTAGAAAACTGTAAAAAACAGCAAGTAAAGAAGATAATTTATGCATCATCAGCAGCTATTTATGGAGAACCTACATACTTGGCAATTGATGAAAATCACCCCAAGAGTCCTAATTCATTCTATGGTGTATCGAAACTTACTGCTGAATCGTATATTGAAACATTTGCAGCACTACATGGATTAAATTATACGATCTTAAGGTATGCAAATGTTTATGGTCCTGGTTCCTTAAGAATAGAAGATGGAAATGTTATTTCAAGATTTATAGACAAATTAACATCGGACAACTCCCCTACTATTTTTGGTGATGGTGAACAGTCTCGAGATTTTATCTTTGTAAAAGATGTTGCACGTGCTAATGTTGCTGCAATTACGCAAGGTGATAGACAAACCGTAAATATTAGTACGAATAATCCAACAACCCTTAATGAATTAGTGGACAAGTTGAACATAATATTAGAGAAAAACCAAAAAGCAACCTACCTCCCTTCTCGTATTGGAGATATTTCACACAGTTTTTTATCAAATGAGTTGGCACGTGAGAAGTTAAATTGGGAAAGTTCTTATTCTTTAGAACGAGGATTACGTCTGATGGTAGCTGAATTAAAAAATATAAATTAG
- a CDS encoding acetyl-CoA C-acetyltransferase, translated as MEDVVIVSAVRTPIGKFKGSLKNISAEKLGELTVKEAIRRAHITPKDVDSVIFGNVLQAGSGQNPARQIAVNAGIPYEATAMTINEVCGSGLKSVILGSQAIKLGDADIVVVGGTENMTQAPHLLPNYRWDKAMDESNLKDSMIHDGLTDAFNQTHMGVTAENVAEKLVVSREEQDAFALSSQQKAQKAIENGRFDDEIIPVTVKDDTGEEYLFSADEHVRKNLKIEDLQKLKTPFIQDGTVTAGNASGINDCAATLVLMKKSTAEERNIPYLATIKGYAEVGTDPALMGYAPYYSIKKLMEKTEISLDEIDLFELNEAFASQSIAVLRDLKIDTEKVNVNGGAIALGHPIGASGARILVTLLHEMQKTNAHLGLGSLCVGGGIGVSMILER; from the coding sequence ATGGAAGATGTTGTAATTGTTAGCGCGGTTCGTACCCCTATCGGTAAATTCAAAGGGAGTTTAAAAAATATATCTGCAGAAAAATTAGGCGAACTAACGGTTAAAGAAGCCATTCGTCGTGCACATATTACGCCAAAAGATGTTGATTCGGTCATTTTTGGAAATGTTTTGCAAGCTGGATCAGGTCAAAATCCGGCACGCCAAATTGCTGTAAATGCTGGAATACCTTATGAAGCAACTGCTATGACAATTAATGAAGTATGTGGTTCCGGTTTAAAGTCTGTTATTCTTGGCAGTCAAGCTATTAAACTAGGTGATGCGGATATCGTTGTCGTAGGTGGTACAGAAAATATGACACAAGCTCCCCACCTATTACCAAATTATCGCTGGGATAAAGCTATGGATGAGTCAAACTTGAAAGATAGCATGATACATGACGGTCTAACAGATGCATTTAACCAAACCCATATGGGAGTAACAGCTGAGAATGTAGCAGAGAAGCTAGTTGTATCTCGTGAGGAGCAAGATGCATTTGCTTTAAGCTCGCAACAAAAAGCGCAAAAGGCTATTGAAAATGGTAGATTTGATGATGAGATCATCCCAGTCACCGTAAAAGATGATACTGGAGAAGAATATTTATTTTCTGCAGATGAACATGTCCGTAAAAATTTAAAAATAGAAGATTTGCAAAAACTGAAAACACCGTTTATTCAAGATGGTACGGTCACGGCTGGTAATGCATCTGGTATTAACGATTGTGCAGCAACACTTGTACTGATGAAGAAGTCGACTGCAGAAGAAAGAAATATTCCCTATTTAGCAACGATTAAAGGATATGCAGAAGTTGGAACAGATCCTGCATTAATGGGATATGCACCATATTACTCTATTAAGAAGCTAATGGAGAAAACAGAAATTAGTTTAGATGAGATCGATTTGTTTGAATTGAATGAGGCCTTTGCTTCACAAAGTATTGCAGTATTAAGAGATTTAAAGATTGATACCGAGAAAGTAAATGTTAATGGTGGTGCAATTGCATTGGGTCATCCAATTGGTGCATCTGGTGCAAGAATTCTAGTAACGTTACTTCATGAAATGCAAAAGACAAACGCCCATTTGGGTCTAGGCTCTCTTTGTGTAGGTGGCGGAATTGGCGTTTCTATGATCTTGGAACGATAA
- a CDS encoding NUDIX hydrolase, producing the protein MDATFFLKNAVFNYRVAGVMIEDDHVLIHKQVKEKHWALPGGRVKVLEDSQTSIKREIKEELGFDVSVDNLLWITENFFAYNNQNYHEIGLYYRISSAAFSSSFTKEEFYGEEGERLIYKWTPISEIDGINLYPEFLKDGLKEIPSTPKHLILKHYKM; encoded by the coding sequence ATGGATGCAACATTTTTTCTAAAAAATGCCGTTTTTAATTATAGAGTTGCTGGAGTTATGATTGAAGATGATCACGTACTTATACATAAACAAGTAAAGGAAAAGCATTGGGCTTTGCCAGGTGGAAGAGTAAAAGTTTTAGAGGACTCGCAGACAAGTATCAAAAGAGAGATTAAAGAGGAATTGGGATTTGATGTATCGGTGGATAATCTGCTTTGGATTACGGAGAATTTCTTTGCGTACAATAATCAAAACTATCATGAAATAGGATTATATTATCGTATTTCTTCAGCAGCTTTCTCATCCAGTTTTACAAAAGAGGAATTTTATGGTGAAGAAGGGGAAAGATTAATTTATAAATGGACACCTATTAGTGAAATTGATGGTATTAATCTATATCCTGAATTTTTAAAAGATGGACTTAAGGAGATACCTTCTACACCGAAACATCTTATTCTTAAACATTATAAAATGTAG